The Saprospiraceae bacterium genome includes a window with the following:
- a CDS encoding biopolymer transporter ExbD, with the protein MSKKNRMSNEINAGSMADIAFLLLIFFLVTTTIAEDKGVLVKLPPYSEEPPPDVRLNTRNIYSVMVNAQNQLLVRGELMKIEQLKHNAKIFILNPDKRSDMSDDPTKAIISIKNDRGTKYKTYLEVYNELKAAYNELWEEAAMAKFGKNLEELKGSQQKEIKDAIPLVISEAEPTKFGEEK; encoded by the coding sequence ATGTCAAAGAAAAACCGGATGAGTAATGAAATCAATGCAGGATCGATGGCTGACATCGCTTTCCTACTCTTGATTTTCTTTCTCGTGACGACAACAATAGCAGAGGATAAGGGGGTTTTAGTAAAATTGCCTCCTTACTCTGAAGAACCACCACCTGATGTCAGGCTGAATACCAGGAATATTTATTCTGTTATGGTCAACGCCCAAAATCAGTTGCTCGTAAGAGGTGAGTTGATGAAAATTGAACAATTGAAGCATAATGCAAAAATTTTCATCCTAAACCCTGATAAGAGGTCCGATATGTCTGATGATCCAACTAAGGCAATCATTTCGATCAAAAATGACAGAGGCACGAAGTACAAAACCTATCTCGAAGTGTACAATGAGTTAAAAGCAGCTTATAATGAACTTTGGGAAGAGGCAGCAATGGCAAAATTTGGTAAAAATCTGGAAGAACTCAAAGGTTCGCAGCAAAAAGAAATCAAAGATGCAATTCCTTTGGTTATTTCTGAAGCTGAACCTACCAAGTTTGGAGAAGAAAAATAA
- a CDS encoding MotA/TolQ/ExbB proton channel family protein, translating to MRKILILIGVFMIASYIGAFDMVAQAADSTAAALTDAAAGAVDSAAAAVTETVEEAGTAIAEATEAPGAFQVLKEKFIEGDWVWMTPVLLCMIFGLAFCIERIITLNIASANTDTLMRKIDDKLASGDLEGAKDVAKATPGPAASVIYEGLRNAASGPEGVEKAIVSYGSVQMSLLEKGLIWISLFIALAPMLGFLGTVIGMIQAFDKIQAAGDISPTVVAGGIKVALLTTVFGLIVAIILQIFYNYIVSKIDGITTKMEESSIALIETMLRNKTI from the coding sequence ATGCGAAAAATTTTAATTTTAATCGGAGTATTTATGATTGCATCCTATATCGGTGCATTTGACATGGTGGCTCAGGCAGCTGACTCTACTGCTGCAGCCCTTACAGATGCAGCTGCCGGAGCTGTAGATAGTGCAGCAGCAGCTGTAACAGAGACAGTAGAGGAAGCTGGTACTGCTATCGCAGAAGCGACAGAAGCTCCAGGTGCTTTTCAGGTATTGAAAGAAAAGTTTATTGAAGGTGACTGGGTTTGGATGACTCCGGTATTATTGTGTATGATTTTTGGTTTGGCATTCTGTATTGAAAGAATCATTACACTCAACATTGCTTCTGCCAATACCGATACATTGATGAGAAAGATCGATGATAAACTTGCTAGTGGAGACTTAGAAGGAGCGAAAGATGTAGCTAAAGCGACACCAGGTCCGGCTGCAAGTGTCATATATGAAGGTCTCAGAAACGCAGCATCAGGACCTGAAGGAGTAGAGAAAGCAATTGTTTCTTATGGATCCGTACAAATGTCACTTCTGGAGAAAGGTCTAATTTGGATTTCTCTATTCATTGCACTTGCTCCGATGTTAGGGTTCCTCGGAACAGTTATCGGTATGATTCAGGCATTTGACAAAATTCAGGCTGCGGGTGATATCTCTCCTACAGTAGTTGCGGGTGGTATCAAGGTAGCCCTTTTGACCACAGTGTTTGGTCTTATTGTTGCCATCATACTTCAGATTTTTTATAACTATATTGTTTCTAAAATAGATGGCATAACTACAAAAATGGAAGAATCATCCATTGCACTTATAGAGACTATGTTACGTAACAAGACAATATAA